Proteins from one Mycolicibacter virginiensis genomic window:
- a CDS encoding acyl-CoA dehydrogenase family protein → MTDITVEAFAASARDWLAANMPRLDPQHPPRNGRDDDGAWQRARELQRRLYDGGFAGICFPREYGGLGLGLSYQKAFDAVSAGYEMPLILNVPTFTICCATLLDTGSEEQKRRHISAALRGDEVLVQLLSEPSGGSDLAGLITRAERDGDDWVVSGAKTWSTSAFAADFGLLLARTDSTVPKHDGLTMFLVPIDAPGVTLRRIEQVDGSNEFCEEFFDGLRLGPDTVVGEVNKGWDVASRLLYHERRAVGQGSEFASGRGPERTEMAAGDFLTLAHDAGTADDPLTQDQIGRVLARRMVRDKLIDYAGRGMRSGELPPAAASIIRLFHSDVTYLEVDTAMAVAGPLAVVDDEAHLLRAGRRYLSRQTVGLGGGSDEMARNVIAERVLGLPREYAADRGVPFNQVRHNRL, encoded by the coding sequence ATGACCGACATCACCGTTGAGGCCTTCGCCGCGTCGGCACGCGACTGGCTGGCCGCCAACATGCCGCGCCTGGACCCGCAGCACCCCCCGCGCAACGGTCGCGACGACGACGGCGCCTGGCAGCGCGCACGCGAACTGCAGCGGCGGCTGTACGACGGCGGCTTCGCCGGGATCTGCTTCCCCCGCGAATACGGCGGCCTCGGCCTGGGCCTGAGCTACCAGAAGGCCTTCGACGCGGTGTCCGCCGGCTACGAGATGCCGCTGATCCTCAACGTCCCGACCTTCACCATCTGCTGCGCCACCCTGCTCGACACCGGCAGTGAGGAACAGAAGCGCCGCCACATCAGCGCGGCCCTGCGCGGTGACGAGGTGCTGGTGCAGCTGCTCTCGGAGCCCAGCGGCGGATCCGATCTGGCCGGCCTGATCACCCGCGCCGAGCGCGACGGCGACGACTGGGTGGTCAGCGGGGCCAAGACGTGGAGCACCAGTGCGTTCGCCGCCGACTTCGGGTTGCTGCTGGCCCGCACCGATTCGACGGTGCCCAAGCACGACGGCCTGACGATGTTCCTGGTGCCGATCGACGCGCCCGGCGTCACGCTGCGCCGCATCGAGCAGGTCGACGGCTCCAACGAGTTCTGCGAAGAGTTCTTCGACGGGTTGCGGCTCGGGCCCGACACGGTGGTGGGCGAGGTCAACAAGGGCTGGGACGTCGCGTCGCGGCTGCTCTACCACGAGCGGCGGGCGGTGGGGCAGGGTTCGGAGTTCGCCAGCGGGCGCGGCCCCGAGCGCACCGAGATGGCTGCCGGCGACTTCCTGACCTTGGCGCACGACGCCGGCACCGCCGACGACCCGCTGACCCAGGACCAGATCGGCCGGGTGCTGGCCCGGCGCATGGTGCGCGACAAGCTCATCGACTACGCCGGGCGCGGCATGCGCAGCGGTGAACTTCCGCCGGCCGCGGCTTCGATCATCCGGCTGTTCCATTCCGATGTGACCTACCTGGAGGTCGACACCGCCATGGCGGTCGCCGGTCCGTTGGCCGTGGTGGACGACGAGGCGCACCTGCTCAGAGCCGGCCGGCGGTATCTGTCACGACAGACCGTGGGCCTCGGTGGCGGCAGCGACGAGATGGCGCGCAACGTCATCGCCGAGCGCGTTCTGGGCCTGCCTCGCGAGTACGCCGCCGACCGCGGCGTACCGTTCAATCAGGTCCGCCACAACCGGCTCTGA